Proteins from a single region of Hordeum vulgare subsp. vulgare chromosome 6H, MorexV3_pseudomolecules_assembly, whole genome shotgun sequence:
- the LOC123405181 gene encoding uncharacterized protein LOC123405181, with the protein MANPTSFMDLLQDAEVDLGAPPLEPFGEEVGEDEEDVGDDEEEVAEIGEEAFTAASRPHARSTNYTEAEDILLVRAWASVGMDATTGTDQTGKRYWHRIEDNYCRIKPKNCGFLSRSYRSLQGRWDLMKPACARWSAAMDQVRDAPPSGTVESDYETIAGMRYKEMAASKGKPFPFKHAWAILQTFDKWKLRDQETAPKKSKTVAGLTAGVILTSPTIDNVRYVLQIMYANSNNTTEYEALLHGLRMAVSMGIHRLEIAAYRNVVLKILAQLEGLEFHHVSRDNNQPQTFSPA; encoded by the exons atggcaaACCCAACCTCGTTCATGGACCTCCTTCAAGACGCGGAGGtggacctcggggctccgcctctagaaccctttggtgaggaggttggagaagatgaggaggatgtaggggatgatgaggaggaggtggccgagataggggaggaggcattcaccgccgcttcccgcccacaCGCGCGGTCGACAAACTACACCGAAGCGGAAGATATCCTCTTGGTTCGTGCTTGGGCATCTGTGGGGATGGATGCAACCACCGGCACCGATCAAACCGGTAAAAGGTATTGGCACAGGATCGAGGACAACTATTGTAGGATCAAGCCGAAGAATTGTGGGTTCCTCTCTCGCAGTTACCGGTCGCTTCAAGGCCGGTGGGATTTGATGAAGCCCGCTTGTGCTCGTTGGAGTGCGGCCATGGACCAAGTGAGGGATGCACCACCTAGTGGAACCGTGGAGAGTGACTAT GAGACAATTGCCGGCATGAGGTACAAGGAGATGGCCGCTTCCAAGGGCAAGCCATTCCcatttaagcatgcttgggcaattcttcaaacctttgacaagtggaagttgagggatcaagagaccgcacccaagaa GTCCAAAACTGTCGCCGGTCTGACTGCTGGAGTGATCCTCACATCCCCTACCATTGATAATGTTCGGTACGTGCTACAGATCATGTATGCCAACTCGAATAACACAACAGAGTACGAGGCACTACTACATGGTCTTCGGATGGCGGTCTCAATGGGCATACACCGGCTCGAG ATCGCAGCTTATAGAAATGTTGTTCTCAAGATATTAGCACAATTAGAGGGGTTGGAGTTCCACCACGTCTCAAGAGATAACAACCAACCGCAGACATTCTCGCCCGCCTAG